The following proteins are co-located in the Apium graveolens cultivar Ventura chromosome 5, ASM990537v1, whole genome shotgun sequence genome:
- the LOC141660443 gene encoding uncharacterized protein LOC141660443, with translation MKVENLNVFSDSMIVVYQINGGYQAKGPRTELYLKCAQRIITRFNEVRLELIPRGQNEGADELAKLGSRRESTLLGTVPLDIQRQPSVPEHEVGSLNNELGPTWMTSILAYIREGSLPDEKNEARRIKYKAARYVIYDEILYRRGFSVPLLKCIHGEEWGPALHQTYSKSHDARRRHMRAPSASTPTTPASRCGLVPLGILFQWLFD, from the exons ATGAAGGTCGAGAATTTGAATGTGTTTAGTGACTCCATGATTGTGGTCTATCAGATAAATGGGGGGTATCAAGCTAAGGGGCCGAGAACAGAGCTTTACCTGAAGTGCGCACAGAGGATAATCACAAGATTCAACGAGGTGAGGCTGGAACTAATCCCGCGTGGGCAGAATGAAGGCGCGGACGAGCTAGCTAAGCTCGGCTCACGCCGCGAGAGCACTTTGCTAGGGACCGTGCCCCTTGATATACAGAGACAACCTAGTGTGCCCGAGCACGAGGTGGGCAGCCTCAATAATGAGCTCGGCCCCACGTGGATGACATCTATTCTAGCATACATAAGAGAAGGTTCACTTCCGGACGAAAAGAACGAGGCAAGGAGAATAAAATATAAAGCAGCCCGCTATGTGATATACGACGAGATTCTATACAGAAGAGGGTTCAGTGTTCCTCTTCTCAAATGCATACATGGGGAGGAAT GGGGCCCAGCCCTCCATCAAACATACTCAAAGTCGCATGATGCGAGGAGAAGACACATGCGAGCTCCTAGTGCGAGCACACCTACAACACCTGCGAGTCGATGCGGGCTTGTTCCACTTGGCATTCTCTTTCAATGGTTGTTTGATTGA